In Salarias fasciatus chromosome 20, fSalaFa1.1, whole genome shotgun sequence, a single window of DNA contains:
- the ncoa6 gene encoding nuclear receptor coactivator 6 isoform X3 encodes MAHRQTLPELSRRTGDLEPDNESDRDSGVGDETGEDADSCHGNTEEEKAGKQDGMDEHSGEGEDFTVFIAFQGNMDDEDFSHKLETVLSGIPSVLDMDSERLQPHHVEPWNSVRVTFNIPRDAAERLRLLAQNNQQQLRDLGILSVQIEGEGAINVAVGPNRGQEIRVNGPIGAPGQMRMDVGFPGQPGPAGVRMANPGMVPPGPGMVSQTMLPGSSGQMHPRLQRPASQTDVMDPMMPGMPVQQQQQLQHQQPGAHGSGQMPPQAAHHMQALQVGRPLNPATLQQLQQQHHQQQQAQQQAQLSQLGPRPPFNPSGQMPVPPGWNQLSSGVLQPPAAQGGPAWRKPPPQAQMVPRPPSLATVQTPNHPPPPYPFGSQQAGQVFNTMGQGQLQQQQQTGMGQFAAPQPKGQQAGPGVVTGPPRPPPPLPSTSGPQGNLTAKSPGSSSSPFQQGSPGTPPMMAQRPTTPQGFPQGVGSPGRAALGQQGNMQQGFMGMPQHGQPGMPKRPMGFPNPNFVQGQVSASTPGTPGGAAGQQLQSSQAMTHTGAQPSASTPNSMQGPPHAPPNVMGVQSNMAGPTPGTTAGPSMGQQQPGLQTQMMSLQHQAQPVSSSPSQMVQGQGGGQTVLSRPHSQGQRGGMTPPKQMMPQQGQGVMHGQGQMVGGQGHQAMLLQQQQQQQQNSMMEQMVANQMQGNKQAFGGKIPAGVMPGQMMRGPSPNMPGNMAQFQGQVGPQQMTPQQQQQMAQLQQQQLQQQQQHQLQQQQLQQQQQQHQQMNQQQPQQVPIAGNPNQAMGVHTQQMRLPAGHPLIQQQLQQQQLQQQQKQQQAMLQQQQQQQQQQQQQQQQQQQQQQQQQQQQQQQQQQVAQQHPHAMGDPNGGPGELGVQQMVPDMQAQQQQGMMGGPQHMQMGNGHFAGHGMNFNSQFPGQMPMGGPCGQPGGFPVSKDVTLTSPLLVNLLQSDISASQFGPGGKQGPGGASPAKPKKKKPARKKKPKEGEGQQQAEGLGGLDVTAGMEDTELSNLGGEQSLGLDNSGQKLPDFVNRPAGFPAQAGDQRVLQQVPMQFMQQQQQQQQQQQQQQQQQQQQQQQQQQQQQQQLQHMQQQQMQQQQMQHQQQMQQIQQQQIQQQQQQLQLQQQQQMQQMQQMQGLQNAQAQQGMVAPPNSGQGQPQMHPHQLQQQQQPQQQQQAPQPHLQQQQQQQQQQQMMMMLKMQQEQAKNRMPLPPGGQLPPRGMVNPPEVQRHPVSQQGNMPVMINLQGHGGVPPSPDKARTIPLMVNPQLAGAARRMSHPDVGQATQGPGPEEATAVAQPKQDRPGGPEMGVQPGNGTQQIMTSQGSNTHMIKQGPGPTQMPQHTGASPQQQLTTQPQQGGPMPGLHFPNVPTTSQSSRPKTPNRASPRPYHHPLTPTNRPPSTEPSEINLSPERLNASIAGLFPPKINIPLPPRQPNLTRGFDQQGLNPTTLKAIGQAPPSLNLPGNNNNNGNTSGNNANNSQQPFSAVPGAGVAGVKQDKQPGAQGKRASPSNSRRSSPASSRKSATPSPGRQKGAKLAVTCPTPQHQLVNPQGQTMMLSPSSVPPSPVSLPSQVSGGVDAQQTQSTIHGIPSNPADGVRENMPMMAPEQRQVPQVQPQPQALRELSAPRMASPRLPVPQQPKPDVEVQTGTVERQQAHPTPVQDSEVSPALRVAPTSLNQLLDNAGVPTMALRPVQSNTVRDVMGKDSPKSALDSDRPPSSNSQTTDMSTPVVSTSTVTETETKPKPTVSFPTSNPNLQPSSIPSSHPPTNVISTTSLSLTQNPNSTLRVSQSPSINLTPALCSTVNTNTNTTPSVSPSPVISGQNGSVSIVSTSSGPSPVVNPVNTLLKPSPGPKPVTSVHSVIQIPSSSTTISPSQITVFVTSNPITSAPTQQAPTSATMVAVASKNIRPQDIRQQSPVPRPQFITTTPVFINPIFQVPGVSVAPNTTVVSQPVTMMGSIQMSTTNIQLSPVPSSTVSTAANMTSTQTSRSATGPVHITTSMSSSSSSSPSPVGSLITTQQISTGPIKAESSSEVSSTQKSALPIRQPSPHPSPSASSSFQPPLASPPPCSSPGAVNTVRKSPVSPSPTAQLKGKPAQAAVAVSGAPDTQPSAVERPAQVHPGAVLQQVFIPPASPAVQTETPVPHVTAAAPNSITLPAVSSPVTISVQVSVPNQIVSQAPVLASAPAPNPALAATPQAPIVTVVAPTTAVSTPALLSTVPPVQSPVPSVVPIVVVPAPVAEAPHAAPSSSANTSVAPPGQSDPPSVEPAIPPAAAPAETVQTTPVPTEPEALQSQEPATEKTGEEPSAGSEQGWAKKRKTPINLAPRAAVEKPKGPSRRSSRAEKEVEEEPVADSGMRKRSARPGTSAAVKETAASPTQAKRRKSK; translated from the exons ATGGCACACAGACAAACCCTGCCTGAGCTGTCCCGGAGGACAGGGGACCTGGAGCCAGATAATGAATCCGACAGGGACTCTGGAGTTGGGGATGAGACAGGAGAGGATGCTGacagttgtcatggaaacacggAGGAGGAGAAAGCTGGGAAGCAAGATGGCATGGATGAACACAGCGGGGAAGGAGAAGATTTTACAGTCTTTATTGCATTTCAAGGAAATATGGATGATGAGGACTTCAGCCACAAACTTGAAACTGTCCTCAGTGGGATACCCAGTGTGCTTGATATGG actCTGAAAGACTACAGCCACATCATGTGGAACCGTGGAATAGCGTGCGAGTTACCTTCAACATTCCCCGGGATGCTGCTGAGCGACTCCGACTGTTGGCTCAgaacaaccagcagcagctcagagatcTGGGAATTCTCTCTGTACAGATAGAAG GTGAAGGGGCCATCAATGTGGCTGTGGGACCAAATAGAGGACAAGAAATCAGGGTTAATGGACCAATCGGTGCACCTGGCCAGATGAGGATGGATGTTGGCTTTCCTGGTCAGCCTGGTCCAG CTGGAGTACGGATGGCAAATCCAGGGATGGTCCCTCCAGGGCCGGGTATGGTTAGTCAGACCATGTTACCGGGCAGCAGCGGACAGATGCATCCCCGTCTGCAGAGACCAGCTTCACAAACAG ATGTTATGGATCCAATGATGCCAGGGATGCCCgttcaacagcagcaacaacttcAGCACCAGCAACCTGGTGCTCATGGCTCTGGCCAAATGCCTCCTCAGGCTGCTCATCACATGCAGGCTCTGCAGGTCGGGAGACCCCTCAACCCcgccacactgcagcagctacaacaacaacatcaccagcagcaacaggcccagcagcaggctCAGCTCTCCCAGCTTGGACCGAGACCTCCGTTCAACCCGTCCGGTCAGATGCCTGTGCCTCCAGGTTGGAACCAGTTGTCCTCTGGagtgctgcagccaccagctgCTCAGGGAGGTCCTGCCTGGAGAAAGCCCCCACCCCAAGCCCAGATGGTTCCACGTCCACCCTCCCTTGCTACGGTTCAAACACCAAATCATCCTCCACCACCGTATCCGTTTGGCAGCCAACAGGCTGGACAAGTATTCAACACCATGGGACAAGGACAAttgcagcaacagcagcagacaggaatGGGCCAGTTTGCTGCTCCTCAGCCCAAAGGCCAGCAGGCAGGCCCTGGTGTTGTCACAGGACCACCCcgacctcctccacctcttccatCAACTTCCGGGCCTCAGGGCAACCTCACCGCCAAGTCCCCCGGCTCATCTTCATCCCCCTTTCAGCAGGGTTCACCAGGTACGCCGCCGATGATGGCTCAGAGACCCACAACTCCACAAGGCTTCCCCCAAGGTGTAGGTTCACCAGGGAGAGCAGCCCTTGGCCAACAGGGCAACATGCAGCAAGGATTCATGGGAATGCCTCAGCATGGACAGCCTG GCATGCCAAAGCGTCCTATGGGCTTTCCAAATCCAAACTTTGTTCAAGGTCAGGTGAGTGCCAGCACTCCAGGAAcccctggaggagcagctggtcaGCAGCTACAGAGCAGCCAGGCTATGACTCACACAG GTGCTCAACCATCCGCATCCACACCAAACTCAATGCAAGGACCACCCCATGCCCCACCCAATGTCATGGGTGTACAAAGTAACATGGCAGGTCCAACCCCTGGCACCACTGCTGGGCCGAGTATGGGCCAACAACAGCCTGGCCTTCAGACCCAGATGATGAGCCTCCAGCATCAGGCCCAGCCTGTGTCCTCCTCCCCCAGCCAGATGGTTCAAGgccagggtggaggtcagaccGTCCTCTCAAGGCCCCACAGTCAAGGGCAGAGAGGAGGGATGACCCCACCCAAGCAAATGATGCCTCAACAAGGCCAGGGGGTGATGCATGGGCAGGGTCAGATGGTTGGAGGCCAAGGGCATCAGGCcatgctcctgcagcagcagcagcagcaacaacaaaactcGATGATGGAACAAATGGTGGCCAACCAAATGCAAGGCAACAAGCAGGCATTTGGAGGCAAGATCCCAGCTGGGGTGATGCCTGGCCAGATGATGCGGGGCCCATCCCCAAACATGCCAGGTAACATGGCTCAGTTCCAGGGGCAAGTTGGCCCACAGCAGATGAccccacaacagcagcagcaaatggctcaacttcagcagcagcagttacaacagcagcaacagcatcagctgcaacagcaacaacttcagcaacagcagcagcagcaccaacagATGAATCAGCAGCAACCCCAGCAAGTCCCTATTGCTGGCAACCCTAATCAAGCTATGGGCGTGCACACACAACAGATGAGACTTCCTGCTGGTCATCCACTCATTCAACAAcagttacagcagcagcagttacagcagcagcagaagcaacaACAGGCCATGttgcagcaacagcagcagcaacaacaacaacaacaacaacagcagcagcagcagcagcagcaacaacaacagcagcagcagcagcaacaacagcaacaacaacaagtaGCTCAGCAGCACCCACATGCTATGGGAGATCCAAATGGTGGGCCTGGAGAATTAGGTGTTCAACAAATGGTACCTGACATGcaggcacagcagcagcaaggcatgatgggaggCCCTCAGCACATGCAGATGGGAAATGGGCACTTTGCAGGTCATGGCATGAACTTCAACTCACAGTTCCCAGGTCAGATGCCAATGGGAGGACCCTGTGGACAACCTGGGGGATTTCCTGTCAGCAAGGATGTCACATTAACTAGTCCACTGCTAGTCAATCTGCTACAGAGTGATATCTCAGCCAGCCAGTTTGGACCAGGAGGAAAACAGGGACCCGGTGGTGCAAGTCCAGCAAAAcccaaaaagaagaaaccagCACGGAAGAAAAAACCTAAAGAAGGGGAAGGACAGCAGCAAGCAGAGGGTCTTGG CGGTCTTGATGTGACAGCTGGCATGGAGGATACCGAACTGTCAAATCTGGGCGGTGAGCAGAGTTTGGGCTTAGACAACTCTGGCCAGAAACTACCTGATTTTGTTAACAGACCTGCAG GTTTTCCTGCTCAAGCTGGAGACCAGAGAGTATTGCAACAGGTACCCATGCAGTTtatgcaacagcagcagcagcagcagcaacaacagcagcagcaacaacaacaacaacagcaacaacagcagcagcagcagcagcaacaacaacagcaactgcagcacatgcaacagcagcagatgcagcaacaacaaatgcagcatcagcagcaaatgcaacaaatacaacaacaacagatacaacagcagcagcaacagttacaactgcagcagcagcagcagatgcaacaaatgcaacaaatgCAGGGTCTCCAAAATGCTCAGGCTCAGCAAGGGATGGTAGCCCCGCCGAACTCAGGCCAAGGCCAGCCCCAAATGCACCCTCATCAactgcaacagcaacagcagccacagcagcaacagcaagcTCCACAGCCTCACCTGCAACAGCAG caacaacagcagcagcaacagcagatgatgatgatgctcaAGATGCAGCAAGAGCAGGCAAAGAATCGCATGCCCCTCCCTCCAGGAGGGCAGCTCCCTCCTCGAGGCATGGTGAACCCCCCCGAGGTTCAGAGACACCCTGTTTCACAGCAAGGTAACATGCCTGTAATGATCAACCTTCAAGGACATGGAGGGGTACCACCGTCACCTGACAAAGCTAGAACAATTCCTCTTATGGTAAATCCACAG CTTGCAGGAGCTGCTCGAAGAATGTCTCATCCAGACGTAGGGCAGGCTACCCAAGGCCCGGGACCTGAAGAGGCTACTGCAGTCGCCCAACCCAAACAGGACAGGCCCGGTGGCCCCGAAATGGGGGTGCAGCCTGGAAATGGAACCCAGCAGATTATGACTTCTCAGGGTTCCAACACTCACATGATAAAGCAAGGACCTGGGCCAACACAAATGCCCCAGCACACTGGAGCCAGTCCCCAGCAACAGTTAACCACTCAACCTCAGCAGGGAGGCCCAATGCCAGGCCTTCATTTCCCAAATGTACCAACAACCTCGCAGAGCTCAAGGCCTAAAACCCCAAACAGAGCCAGCCCCAGACCATACCACCATCCCCTCACGCCAACTAATCGTCCACCCAGTACTGAGCCCTCTGAAATCAACCTTTCACCAGAGAGGCTGAACGCCTCCATTGCTGGACTCTTTCCTCCAAAAATCAACATTCCCTTGCCTCCTCGGCAGCCAAACCTAACACGAGGATTTGACCAACAAGGCCTTAACCCAACAACCCTAAAAGCCATCGGGCAAGCTCCCCCTAGCTTAAACCtcccaggcaacaacaacaacaatggtaATACAAGTGGAAACAATGCTAACAACAGTCAGCAGCCATTCTCTGCTGTACCTGGTGCAGGTGTGGCAGGTGTTAAGCAGGACAAACAGCCTGGAGCACAGGGCAAGAGAGCAAGTCCCAGCAATAGCCGACGGTCAAGTCCGGCTTCTAGTCGCAAGTCAGCTACACCAAGTCCAGGAAGACAAAAGGGGGCGAAACTGGCTGTCACTTGCCCTACTCCTCAGCATCAGTTGGTCAACCCACAGGGGCAGACAATGATGCTGAGTCCCTCGTCGGTACCTCCAAGTCCAGTATCTCTGCCTTCACAAGTGAGTGGCGGTGTGGATGCACAACAAACCCAGAGCACAATCCATGGAATTCCAAGTAATCCTGCTGATGGAGTCCGGGAAAATATGCCAATGATGGCACCGGAACAACGTCAAGTCCCCCAAGTTCAACCCCAGCCGCAGGCTTTGAGGGAGTTGTCAGCTCCCAGAATGGCAAGTCCTCGTCTGCCTGTGCCTCAGCAGCCTAAACCTGATGTAGAAGTGCAGACTGGCACTGTTGAGAGGCAACAAGCACACCCAACACCTGTGCAGGACTCCGAGGTTTCACCTGCTCTACGAGTGGCTCCAACATCCCTCAACCAGTTACTGGACAACGCAGGTGTTCCAACCATGGCCCTGCGGCCTGTACAGAGTAATACAGTTAGAGACGTTATGGGGAAGGACAGTCCAAAGTCTGCATTAGACTCAGACAGGCCACCTTCCAGCAATTCGCAAACTACAGATATGTCGACTCCTGTCGTTTCTACTTCCACTGTCACTGAAACAGAAACCAAACCCAAACCTACCGTTTCATTTCCTACTAGTAATCCTAACTTGCAGCCTTCTTCAATTCCCAGCTCACACCCACCCACTAACGTGATCTCCACTACTTCGCTCAGCCTTACTCAAAACCCCAACTCCACTCTGCGTGTCAGCCAAAGTCCCAGTATAAATTTAACGCCTGCCCTCTGCAGTACCGTCAACACCAACACTAATACCACCCCAAGTGTAAGTCCCAGCCCAGTCATCTCTGGTCAGAATGGCTCAGTCTCTATTGTTAGCACTAGTTCAGGACCCAGCCCTGTTGTAAATCCAGTTAATACACTTTTAAAACCAAGTCCTGGTCCTAAACCTGTGACAAGTGTTCACTCAGTCATACAGatcccctcctcttccaccaCTATTTCCCCAAGCCAAATTACTGTGTTTGTAACCTCGAACCCCATCACTTCTGCCCCCACCCAGCAGGCTCCCACATCAGCCACCATGGTGGCTGTCGCTAGCAAGAACATAAGACCTCAGGACATCCGGCAACAGAGCCCCGTACCCCGACCTCAGTTCATCACCACCACCCCTGTATTTATTAACCCCATTTTCCAGGTGCCGGGTGTTTCTGTCGCACCCAATACAACAGTGGTATCCCAGCCCGTCACTATGATGGGATCTATTCAGATGTCCACTACAAACATTCAGCTTTCTCCAGTTCCAAGCAGCACCGTTTCTACCGCTGCTAACATGACCAGCACTCAGACCTCGAGAAGTGCTACTGGACCAGTCCATATTACCACAAGCATgtcatcctcttcatcatcatcaccttcccCTGTTGGCTCTCTCATAACTACTCAGCAGATTAGTACAGGGCCAATCAAAGCGGAAAGCTCCAGCGAGGTATCTTCTACTCAGAAATCTGCTCTCCCTATCCGGCAGCCTTCTCCCCACCCAAGTCCTTCAGCTTCATCTTCCTTTCAACCACCTCTGGCTTCCCCTCCTCCTTGTTCCAGTCCTGGAGCTGTTAATACTGTCCGAAAAAGCCCTGTGTCTCCTTCCCCAACTGCTCAGCTGAAGGGTAAGCCTGCCCAGGCTGCTGTAGCGGTTTCTGGTGCCCCTGACACACAGCCAAGTGCCGTAGAAAGACCTGCACAGGTGCATCCAGGAGCTGTACTCCAGCAGGTCTTTATTCCACCTGCTAGTCCAgccgttcagactgaaacaCCAGTTCCtcatgtcactgctgctgctccaaacaGCATCACTCTCCCAGCAGTCTCATCACCAGTCACGATTTCTGTCCAAGTCAGTGTTCCAAATCAAATTGTAAGCCAGGCTCCAGTTCTTGCTTCAGCTCCGGCCCCAAACCCAGCTCTGGCTGCGACTCCCCAAGCTCCCATTGTCACTGTAGTCGCACCAACCACCGCTGTCTCTACTCCTGCCTTGCTCTCCACGGTCCCTCCTGTGCAAAGTCCCGTACCGTCCGTCGTCCCGATAGTGGTCGTACCTGCACCTGTTGCGGAGGCTCCTCACGCCGCACCTTCTTCCAGTGCTAACACCAGCGTGGCTCCGCCAGGCCAGTCTGACCCTCCATCTGTGGAACCCGCCatcccaccagcagcagcaccggctGAAACCGTTCAAACCACCCCAG TACCTACTGAACCAGAAGCTTTGCAGTCACAGGAACCTGCCACTGAGAAGACAG gTGAAGAGCCATCGGCAGGTTCTGAGCAGGG ATgggcaaagaaaagaaagacgcCCATCAACTTAGCCCCAAG AGCTGCTGTGGAGAAGCCCAAGGGTCCGAGCAGACGTAGCTCCCGGGCGGAGaaagaagtggaggaggagccagtAGCGGACAGCGGCATGAGGAAGAGGTCAGCCAGGCCTGGAACCAGCGCAGCTGTAAAAG AAACTGCAGCGAGTCCCACCCAGGCCAAACGAAGGAAATCTAAATAG